The following proteins are co-located in the Leptospira weilii genome:
- a CDS encoding adhesin OmpL37 family surface protein, producing MRTVLVITICLALSIPCSVFADYASNSAAHLVRVERGLKTNEFLIRALNSSISNLGSESDRALYKRIVQHHVETSQLYFQFDLEKSYSELKRTQDLLVILYSNLIEASNKTIRGELNSLGQQAVRGTEAKPKKHLELGYRELAAAEQKKTIADNTRPYLQAIKLELLYESLKLLKQSRKYVVLLSMEYLSDFPSDLETEDFLGILNEINRAMFSRKDEFAKIHFDNHFHTYSGENLYDIYWQDPALEELEKPLSDIDPAYSRARKNAKR from the coding sequence ATGAGAACGGTGTTGGTAATTACGATCTGTCTTGCTCTGTCAATTCCGTGTTCTGTTTTTGCTGACTATGCGAGCAACTCCGCCGCTCATCTCGTTCGAGTGGAAAGAGGACTCAAAACGAATGAGTTCCTGATCCGGGCATTGAACAGTTCTATCTCAAATTTGGGTTCGGAATCGGACAGGGCTCTGTATAAACGGATCGTTCAACATCACGTGGAAACCAGCCAGCTGTACTTTCAATTCGATCTGGAAAAATCATATTCCGAACTCAAACGCACTCAGGATCTACTCGTTATACTTTATTCCAATTTGATCGAAGCGAGTAACAAGACGATCCGAGGTGAATTGAATTCTCTCGGACAACAAGCGGTTCGAGGAACCGAAGCCAAACCGAAAAAACATCTCGAATTGGGTTATAGAGAATTAGCCGCGGCGGAACAAAAGAAAACCATCGCGGACAATACAAGACCGTACTTGCAGGCAATCAAATTGGAATTGCTTTACGAATCCTTAAAGTTACTCAAACAATCCAGAAAGTATGTGGTTCTTCTTTCTATGGAATATCTTTCCGATTTTCCTTCCGATCTTGAAACGGAAGATTTTTTGGGGATTCTGAACGAAATCAATAGAGCTATGTTTTCCCGCAAAGACGAGTTTGCAAAGATTCACTTTGACAACCACTTTCATACGTATTCCGGTGAAAATCTTTACGACATCTATTGGCAGGACCCGGCTTTGGAAGAATTGGAAAAGCCTTTGAGCGATATCGATCCGGCGTATTCGAGAGCTAGAAAAAACGCGAAACGCTGA
- a CDS encoding LIC10244 family PerRA/PerRB upregulated protein has translation MLVHMNSNQFFYKDKDREESLQTLGMMLELIEKCYVFGKYFFIDSFNSEEHPFLLKKGFDLMGIGMDPENVSNILERYIISGNYEGKELLERIIILEGIETIQKELFVSIFLEKVASYFGESYQKNFWDFANRKRKEIDGILLNDFYSEFCSSKPQIDSDVLLSRAFRSFSYDELRDLLKQVSLSDLAEALKNVREKLVIQVMDFLDRESSRWLMKELMRSDDSDSGFEKVKEAQLKILGIFASKKEIGHYF, from the coding sequence ATGCTGGTACATATGAACTCGAATCAATTTTTTTACAAAGATAAGGATCGAGAGGAAAGTTTGCAAACTTTAGGGATGATGTTGGAACTGATTGAAAAATGTTACGTGTTTGGAAAATACTTTTTTATCGACTCTTTTAATTCCGAAGAACATCCGTTTCTTTTGAAAAAGGGATTTGACCTAATGGGAATCGGAATGGACCCGGAAAATGTCTCCAATATTTTGGAAAGATATATCATTTCGGGAAACTACGAAGGAAAAGAACTTTTAGAAAGGATCATCATACTTGAAGGAATAGAAACGATTCAGAAGGAACTTTTTGTTTCTATTTTTTTAGAAAAAGTAGCGTCTTATTTCGGCGAATCCTATCAAAAGAATTTTTGGGATTTTGCAAATCGGAAAAGAAAAGAGATCGATGGAATTCTTTTGAACGATTTCTACTCGGAGTTTTGTAGCTCCAAACCTCAGATTGATTCCGATGTTCTTTTGAGCAGGGCGTTTCGTTCTTTTTCGTATGACGAACTGAGGGATCTATTGAAACAAGTAAGTCTTTCGGATCTGGCAGAAGCTTTGAAGAACGTACGGGAAAAGCTTGTGATTCAAGTAATGGATTTTCTTGATAGAGAATCCTCCCGTTGGTTGATGAAAGAATTGATGAGATCGGACGATTCCGATAGTGGTTTTGAAAAAGTGAAGGAGGCTCAGTTAAAGATTCTCGGCATTTTTGCCTCTAAAAAAGAAATAGGCCACTATTTTTGA
- a CDS encoding HPP family protein, which yields MFFWVTRGASEVYIPPVQPEIIRRLHSIAPSPTVKKPESEQDTERRNRTKKVGEEISAEYKASSSLGKIRFNRGESISSLTAKDLMTSPVVGFLESDPISRAQDIFVQKRFRHVPVFDEKNTLCGIISDRDWMRRKLEHISLGKTIGEIMKTRVLSVRIQAGIGEIVKVLFEERIGCLPVVNDSFQVIGIVTRSDVLRAILRINEREFLA from the coding sequence TTGTTTTTTTGGGTGACGAGAGGGGCTTCCGAAGTTTATATCCCTCCGGTTCAACCCGAGATCATCCGTCGATTGCATTCGATTGCGCCTTCTCCCACCGTTAAAAAGCCGGAATCGGAACAAGATACCGAACGAAGAAACAGAACAAAAAAAGTGGGGGAAGAAATCAGCGCCGAATACAAAGCCTCCTCTTCCTTAGGAAAGATCCGATTCAATCGTGGAGAATCTATTTCCTCTTTGACGGCAAAGGATTTGATGACTTCTCCCGTGGTGGGATTTTTGGAATCAGATCCGATTTCAAGAGCGCAAGATATTTTCGTTCAAAAACGCTTTCGTCACGTTCCCGTGTTCGATGAAAAAAATACGTTATGCGGCATTATATCGGATCGGGATTGGATGCGTCGGAAATTGGAACATATATCACTCGGCAAAACGATCGGTGAAATTATGAAAACCAGAGTTCTTTCCGTACGCATTCAAGCGGGAATCGGGGAAATTGTGAAAGTCCTTTTCGAAGAAAGAATCGGATGTCTCCCCGTGGTAAACGATTCGTTTCAAGTGATCGGAATCGTTACGAGAAGCGACGTTTTACGCGCAATCTTAAGAATCAACGAAAGGGAGTTTTTAGCCTAA
- a CDS encoding J domain-containing protein, producing the protein MQTQSFDQIRSSLEDIIFEIQSECTNCEWYISAEKIISALNIRKEDYYRIFYSLRNDIHFSSRAAAGFNETHADSLIQLLSKILKIEGIGEEFAKNGIYFDDNYLAELQVSLKETIQTRLEKHELDRELLLLLSSATLDFDDAFDSYFDDKFNFERIVENEISDFIELKSIQNDYGADVFLKNHIFSILNTKVFHLREITKEYRDRAYYDLFGSFRKKPKKKKNVSVFQEMDPETQRHLDVLGFDTPCTLEELKKRFKELIKKYHPDINKDGLEMTQRIIASYNFLIMRMS; encoded by the coding sequence ATGCAAACTCAAAGTTTTGATCAGATCCGTTCCTCTTTAGAGGATATTATTTTCGAGATTCAATCCGAATGTACAAATTGCGAATGGTACATCTCCGCGGAAAAGATCATCTCAGCCTTAAATATTCGCAAAGAAGATTATTATAGAATTTTTTACAGTCTCAGAAATGACATCCATTTCTCTTCCAGGGCCGCTGCGGGTTTTAACGAAACTCACGCAGATTCTCTCATTCAACTTCTCTCAAAAATCCTGAAGATAGAGGGAATCGGGGAAGAATTTGCAAAAAACGGAATATATTTCGACGACAATTATCTCGCGGAACTTCAAGTCAGTCTGAAGGAAACGATCCAGACCCGTTTGGAAAAACACGAACTGGATCGGGAACTACTTCTGCTTTTATCGTCCGCGACTTTGGATTTCGACGATGCCTTCGATTCTTACTTCGACGACAAATTCAATTTCGAGAGGATCGTAGAAAACGAAATCTCGGATTTTATCGAACTGAAATCGATTCAAAATGATTACGGGGCGGACGTCTTTTTAAAAAATCATATTTTTTCTATTTTAAATACAAAAGTTTTTCATCTTCGCGAGATTACGAAAGAATACAGAGACAGAGCGTATTACGACCTGTTTGGAAGCTTTCGCAAAAAACCGAAAAAGAAAAAAAACGTTTCCGTATTTCAAGAGATGGATCCGGAAACTCAGAGACATCTGGACGTTCTCGGATTCGATACGCCTTGTACATTAGAAGAATTGAAAAAACGATTTAAAGAATTGATCAAGAAGTATCACCCCGATATCAACAAAGATGGACTTGAAATGACTCAAAGAATCATCGCTTCGTATAATTTTCTGATCATGAGGATGAGTTAG
- a CDS encoding carbon starvation protein A, translated as MLPLIVVLVCFLVYFLGYKFYSGYISKSVFDLKDNQEDTPAHKLNDGVDYLPTKPIVLFGHHYASIAGLAPVLGPAVAVIWGWLPAMIWVVFGSIFVGCVHDFGAIVVSVRNQGKSIGQVAEDLLGHRARSLFHAIIFFLVALAMGVFVLVLAEMFSADPKAHLKSVSADTVSAPVEEKKISATAVKVTKKVDSTEATQTSDSKTLNEKVHDHPGEIRTEEKPSIRLRSHFPEAVIPSAAIMVFAVIMGYLHYKKGINLTPLTVFSVLATLGSMVLGMQDSVLTWVGLNHVETSPSAGVWKYILLFYAFLASVTPVWLLLQSRDYINSFLLYLGIVLIYLGFFAGGILQNFPSFNTEVIRIESIGLDLIPFVFITIACGAVSGFHALVSSGTTAKQLDKEVDARPIGYGGMIGESLLGLSAVIACTIGFASSEEWSGFYRSWSGIQGLAPQVGAYIYGTGRFLSQIGIPETFGQGFIALIVISFALTSLDSATRLLRYNIEEIAESTRIFWIQTLVGNRYVSSLIACVAIGIFAFMEIEQDGKKKPAGLALWKLFGTTNQLLAGLALLVVTVFLFKSKKNVKVSFIPMLFVLFVTLWAMIRNFLDFLTGPSPNLLLAAIGGTLIVLTLWLLIEAILTWNRIRKV; from the coding sequence ATGCTTCCTTTAATAGTCGTTCTTGTTTGTTTTCTTGTTTATTTTCTCGGGTATAAATTTTATTCGGGCTATATTTCCAAATCCGTTTTCGATTTGAAAGACAATCAGGAAGATACCCCGGCCCACAAGCTGAATGACGGAGTGGATTACCTTCCTACAAAACCAATCGTATTATTCGGTCATCATTATGCGTCCATTGCCGGACTTGCTCCCGTGCTCGGACCTGCGGTAGCGGTCATTTGGGGCTGGCTTCCCGCGATGATTTGGGTGGTATTCGGAAGCATTTTCGTGGGTTGTGTGCACGATTTCGGAGCTATTGTGGTTTCGGTTCGCAATCAGGGAAAAAGTATCGGTCAAGTTGCGGAGGATCTTTTAGGTCATCGTGCGAGAAGTTTGTTTCACGCAATCATCTTTTTTCTTGTCGCTTTAGCGATGGGAGTTTTCGTTCTTGTTCTCGCGGAAATGTTTTCTGCGGATCCGAAAGCTCATTTGAAGTCCGTATCCGCTGACACGGTAAGTGCGCCCGTAGAAGAAAAGAAAATTTCCGCAACGGCTGTTAAAGTTACGAAGAAAGTCGATTCTACGGAGGCGACTCAAACTTCCGATTCCAAAACTCTCAACGAAAAGGTTCATGATCATCCCGGAGAAATCAGAACGGAGGAGAAACCTTCCATCCGATTGAGAAGCCATTTCCCGGAGGCGGTGATCCCTTCCGCCGCGATCATGGTTTTTGCGGTGATCATGGGGTATCTACATTACAAAAAAGGAATTAACTTAACTCCTCTGACTGTCTTTAGCGTTCTTGCTACTTTGGGCTCCATGGTTTTGGGAATGCAGGATTCGGTTCTGACTTGGGTAGGACTCAACCACGTGGAGACTTCTCCCTCTGCGGGAGTTTGGAAATACATTCTTTTATTCTACGCCTTCTTGGCTTCGGTGACTCCCGTCTGGTTGTTGTTGCAAAGCAGAGATTATATCAATTCTTTCCTATTGTATTTGGGAATCGTTTTGATTTATCTGGGTTTTTTCGCGGGAGGAATTCTTCAGAACTTTCCTTCCTTTAATACGGAAGTAATTCGAATCGAATCCATAGGACTAGATTTGATTCCGTTCGTATTCATTACGATTGCCTGCGGAGCGGTTTCGGGGTTTCATGCGTTAGTCAGTTCGGGAACGACCGCCAAACAATTGGATAAAGAAGTAGACGCGAGACCGATCGGTTATGGTGGAATGATCGGAGAATCTTTGCTTGGTTTATCCGCAGTCATCGCTTGCACAATCGGCTTCGCTTCTTCGGAAGAATGGTCCGGTTTTTACCGTTCTTGGTCGGGTATCCAAGGCCTAGCCCCGCAAGTCGGGGCTTACATTTACGGAACCGGAAGATTTTTATCTCAGATCGGAATTCCGGAAACCTTCGGACAAGGATTCATCGCGCTCATTGTGATTAGTTTCGCATTGACTTCGTTGGATTCGGCGACGAGACTTCTTCGGTACAATATCGAGGAAATTGCGGAATCGACTCGGATTTTTTGGATTCAAACACTAGTAGGCAACAGGTACGTTTCTAGCCTTATCGCCTGTGTCGCAATCGGAATCTTTGCGTTTATGGAAATAGAACAAGACGGAAAAAAGAAACCGGCCGGACTCGCTCTCTGGAAGCTTTTCGGAACCACGAACCAACTTTTGGCGGGATTGGCGCTTTTGGTTGTAACCGTTTTTCTTTTTAAATCGAAGAAAAACGTCAAAGTATCTTTTATACCGATGTTGTTCGTATTGTTCGTAACACTCTGGGCGATGATTCGAAATTTCTTAGATTTTTTAACCGGACCTTCCCCAAATCTTCTTCTTGCGGCAATAGGAGGAACGTTGATCGTTTTGACGCTCTGGCTTTTGATAGAGGCGATTTTAACTTGGAATCGCATTAGAAAAGTATGA
- a CDS encoding NUDIX hydrolase gives MKYCSSCGSSVVYKIPEGDNRSRYVCDNCGTIHYQNPKIVVGSIPVWENRILLCKRAIQPRKGYWTLPAGFLENRETVEEGAIRETQEEANAEIRIVGLQSIYSIPHISQIYMFFLADLVDGRFSVSLESEEVKLFSINEIPWEELAFSSVYFALREYVDSPVKNSLHLGNTRNRKNFPKEP, from the coding sequence ATGAAATACTGTAGTTCTTGCGGATCGTCCGTCGTTTATAAAATACCGGAGGGGGACAATCGGTCTAGATACGTCTGCGACAATTGCGGAACGATTCATTATCAAAATCCGAAAATTGTGGTCGGGAGTATTCCGGTTTGGGAAAATCGGATTTTGCTCTGTAAACGGGCGATCCAGCCCAGAAAAGGATACTGGACCTTACCCGCCGGATTTTTGGAAAACAGGGAAACCGTGGAAGAAGGCGCCATTCGGGAAACTCAGGAAGAGGCGAACGCAGAAATCAGAATCGTAGGACTTCAAAGCATTTATAGTATTCCTCATATCAGTCAGATTTATATGTTTTTCTTAGCGGATTTAGTGGATGGACGGTTCTCCGTAAGCCTCGAATCCGAGGAAGTGAAACTTTTTTCCATAAATGAAATCCCTTGGGAAGAATTGGCCTTTAGTTCGGTTTATTTCGCTCTTAGAGAATATGTGGATTCTCCCGTTAAGAACTCGCTTCACTTAGGAAATACGAGGAACCGTAAGAATTTTCCGAAAGAACCCTGA